ATCTCGCCTCGTGCTAAACTGAATTTTTTGTGGTCGGAGCGAGAATGATTCGGAGCATGACCGGCTATGCCCAAGTCGCGGGAAGCGGGGCGAATACCGACAGGATTTGGGAGCTTCGGGCAGTAAATCACCGCCATCTCGAGGTGGTTTTGCATATTCCCGATAGCATCCTGGCCATCGAAGGTGAGATCCGTCGGCGGGTCAGCCAGGTGATCAAACGCGGGCGGGTGGAACTTTGGTTGCGGCAAAATTCCTCGGAAGAAGACGCCGGCATCTCTGCGAATCTTGCCTTGCTGCAGCAACTGCGCGGCACCATGGAAACGGTTTCGGAAATTTGGGGTAGCCCTCTCGCGCAACTGAGTCCGCTTGATCTGCTGCGGTGGCCTGGAGTACTGCAGGCCAGTAGGCAAGAGCTGCAGCCAGAGCCACTTTTGGCGCTCCTCGATCAGGGATTGAGGGTGCTGCAAGAATCGCGGGAACGGGAAGGAAGCGCTCTGGCGGAAATCTTGCTACAGAAGATCCAAGCGATGGAGAAGATTCTCGCCTCGCTACGCGCGCGGTTACCTGCCCTAGAGGGCAAGCTGGTGGAACGTTTGGACCGGCGGCTGAGCGAATTGCAGCAGCAGGTAGATCCCGGACGTTGGGAGCAGGAACTGGTGTTTTATCTGCACCGCCAAGACATTGCGGAAGAAATGGAGCGTCTCAGTACGCATTTGGTGGAACTGCGCCAGGTATTGCAGCGAGACGAACCAGTGGGTCGGCGCCTCGATTTTCTGGTGCAGGAGTGCAATCGTGAGGCGAATACCTTGGGTTCCAAGGCGGGCGACCAAGAAGTCAGTCAGGCGGCCATCGAGCTCAAAGTTCTGGTTGAGCAGATTCGCGAACAGGTTCAGAACGTGGAGTGATCATGACGGAACGCGCCCATCATGCTGGTATTTTGTGGATTGTTTCGGCGCCCAGTGGCGCTGGCAAAACGAGTCTTTCGCATGCCTTGGTGCGGGAAACGGCCACACTACGCAGCTCGGTGTCTTTCACTACCCGCCCGCCACGCCCAGGGGAGGTGGATGGACAGGATTATCATTTTATTTCCGAGGCACAATTTGTTGCCATGGCGGAACGGGGGGAGTTTCTGGAGCACGCCCAGGTGCACGGCAATCGCTATGGTACGGGCGAATCCTGGGTCAAAAAACAGTTGTTTGCCGGAACCGACTGCCTCTTGGAAATTGACTGGCAAGGCGCGCGTTTGGTGCGCGAGCGCCTGCCCGAGCACACTGTGAGCATCTTCATTCTGCCTCCTTCGTTGCAAGCGCTGTCGGAACGGCTGCGGGGAAGAGGGCAGGATAGCGATGCAGTGATCGCCAAACGACTGGCGGCGGCGCGGGAAGAACTGCTACATTACGACGAGTTCGACTACTTGGTAGTGAATGAAGACTTTCCGTGCGCCTTGGCGGATTTGCGCTCTGTTGTCCGTGCCGAACACCTGCGGCGTAACCGTCAGCAGCATACCGAGCACGCACGTCTGCGCGAGCTTCTGGCGTGATCATGTTTTGCAGAGAGGAAGTGCCGTATGGCCCGTATTACCGTAGAAGATTGTTTGTCCCAAGTCGACAATCGTTTTGAGTTGACCCTGGTGGCAGCGCGTCGCGCACGTCAATTGGCTGGCGGTGCGCAACCATCGTTGCCAGTGGGACGGGATAAGAA
The window above is part of the Acidithiobacillus acidisediminis genome. Proteins encoded here:
- a CDS encoding YicC/YloC family endoribonuclease; this encodes MIRSMTGYAQVAGSGANTDRIWELRAVNHRHLEVVLHIPDSILAIEGEIRRRVSQVIKRGRVELWLRQNSSEEDAGISANLALLQQLRGTMETVSEIWGSPLAQLSPLDLLRWPGVLQASRQELQPEPLLALLDQGLRVLQESREREGSALAEILLQKIQAMEKILASLRARLPALEGKLVERLDRRLSELQQQVDPGRWEQELVFYLHRQDIAEEMERLSTHLVELRQVLQRDEPVGRRLDFLVQECNREANTLGSKAGDQEVSQAAIELKVLVEQIREQVQNVE
- the gmk gene encoding guanylate kinase — encoded protein: MTERAHHAGILWIVSAPSGAGKTSLSHALVRETATLRSSVSFTTRPPRPGEVDGQDYHFISEAQFVAMAERGEFLEHAQVHGNRYGTGESWVKKQLFAGTDCLLEIDWQGARLVRERLPEHTVSIFILPPSLQALSERLRGRGQDSDAVIAKRLAAAREELLHYDEFDYLVVNEDFPCALADLRSVVRAEHLRRNRQQHTEHARLRELLA